One genomic segment of [Phormidium] sp. ETS-05 includes these proteins:
- a CDS encoding ATP-binding protein encodes MFIKTHLTPGKIVALYALVGGFWIISSDKLLSLLLANPGNVTLNRLQTIKGWFYVLATALLLYWLIQRYAAALYRFQKELQLEEARLRGILETNRDGIVVFDRAGKVTLSNQAAREIFGLEVGNDYRECLKHIKAVNSTCFPETDHPFVQVMQTGKPLAGVECIVSHAHGDVILSVNAAPLYDNAGKIDGVVTSITDITAHKLAEAAGRDRDVAQAKIRAKTEFLAHITHELRTPLNGILGMSQMLQRQIFGALNPKQQDYLKRIYGSGEHLLELIDDILDISKVEAGKEQLKLAPISVTDVCQSCLKLVQERAFEKGLQLASDIEPAAKICIADKRRLKQMLINLLSNAVKFTPSGSISLIVRQLPDGIYFTVADTGIGIPPEDMHLLFQPFQQLDNQLKLDVKGTGLGLALTRNLARLHGGDVTAKSTLGEGSEFTIFLPEIPTGYVPSSLQKLRVNPANQELPYQGRILIVDGDKDGVIVWQDYLQYLGFQVQHLPDGNDFLAEVNAFAPNLIILEMTFFRGLSGLELLAQLRQHPQWQTLPVAIITATTVPIFGSDSEETEFSDTPFEEIQSRCVAAGANECLSKPLPLEELDALLVRLLL; translated from the coding sequence ATGTTCATCAAAACCCATTTAACTCCTGGCAAAATCGTCGCCTTGTATGCTTTGGTGGGAGGCTTTTGGATTATATCCTCGGACAAACTCCTATCGCTGCTTTTGGCTAATCCCGGCAACGTCACGTTAAATCGCCTCCAAACTATTAAAGGTTGGTTTTATGTGTTGGCAACAGCATTGCTGTTGTACTGGTTGATTCAGCGCTATGCAGCAGCCCTTTATCGCTTTCAAAAGGAGTTGCAACTGGAGGAAGCGCGCTTAAGAGGGATTTTGGAGACCAACCGGGATGGGATTGTGGTGTTCGATCGCGCTGGGAAAGTCACCCTCAGCAACCAAGCAGCGCGAGAAATCTTCGGACTTGAGGTGGGGAATGATTACCGCGAATGTCTCAAGCATATCAAGGCGGTTAATAGTACCTGTTTTCCTGAAACCGACCATCCTTTTGTCCAAGTAATGCAAACTGGCAAACCTCTGGCTGGGGTGGAGTGTATTGTGTCTCATGCGCACGGGGATGTGATTTTATCCGTGAACGCGGCGCCGCTTTACGATAATGCTGGTAAAATCGATGGGGTGGTGACATCGATTACCGATATTACTGCCCATAAATTGGCAGAAGCTGCCGGACGCGATCGGGATGTTGCCCAAGCCAAAATCCGCGCCAAAACCGAATTTCTCGCCCATATCACTCACGAACTGCGCACCCCTTTAAATGGCATTTTGGGGATGTCCCAAATGCTACAGCGGCAAATCTTCGGCGCTCTCAACCCCAAGCAACAAGACTACTTAAAACGCATCTATGGCAGCGGCGAGCATCTGCTAGAGCTAATTGATGATATCCTAGATATTTCCAAAGTTGAAGCCGGTAAAGAGCAGCTAAAATTAGCGCCAATCTCTGTCACGGACGTTTGCCAATCCTGCTTAAAATTAGTGCAAGAACGGGCTTTTGAAAAAGGTTTACAGCTCGCCAGCGATATTGAGCCAGCCGCCAAAATCTGTATCGCTGACAAACGCCGCCTCAAACAAATGCTCATCAATCTCCTTTCTAATGCCGTTAAGTTTACCCCCTCGGGCAGTATTTCCCTAATCGTGCGCCAGCTACCTGATGGCATCTATTTCACCGTCGCTGATACGGGTATTGGCATACCTCCCGAAGATATGCACCTACTGTTTCAACCTTTCCAGCAGCTAGATAACCAGCTCAAGCTCGACGTGAAAGGTACTGGTTTAGGTCTGGCCCTCACCCGCAATCTCGCTCGCCTTCACGGAGGCGATGTCACCGCCAAATCTACCTTGGGCGAAGGTTCTGAGTTTACCATTTTCTTGCCGGAAATCCCCACTGGTTATGTGCCTTCTTCTTTGCAGAAACTCCGGGTTAATCCGGCTAATCAGGAGCTGCCTTACCAGGGGCGGATTTTAATTGTTGATGGTGATAAAGATGGGGTGATAGTCTGGCAAGACTATTTACAGTATCTGGGATTTCAGGTGCAACATCTCCCGGATGGCAACGACTTCCTGGCCGAAGTTAATGCTTTTGCTCCCAATTTAATTATACTAGAAATGACATTTTTTAGAGGATTAAGCGGTTTAGAATTGCTGGCACAGTTACGCCAACATCCCCAGTGGCAAACTCTACCGGTGGCGATTATTACGGCTACTACGGTGCCGATTTTTGGCTCGGACTCAGAAGAAACCGAATTTAGTGATACACCTTTTGAAGAAATCCAAAGCCGCTGTGTGGCTGCAGGGGCAAATGAATGTTTGAGCAAACCTCTGCCTCTGGAAGAATTGGATGCTCTTTTAGTCCGTTTGTTGCTATAG
- the cysS gene encoding cysteine--tRNA ligase produces the protein MTLSVYNTLKRSLETFEPVEPGKVGIYCCGVTVYDYCHLGHARSYIVWDTVRRYLMWQGYQVRYVQNFTDIDDKILNRARQERSSMEEVAERYTQSYFEDMAKLNILAADAYPRATHTIDGIKRLIYELEQKDYAYAAAGDVYYRVLKFPEYGKLSGRKLEEMKSGASGRVEVEDPDSAKKQDAFDFALWKAAKPGEPAWESPWGLGRPGWHIECSAMVRDCLGETIDIHAGGADLVFPHHENEIAQSEAVTGKPLAKYWMHNGFVTVNGEKMSKSLGNFTTIRDLLSSGVAPMALRLFVLHQYRKPLDFTEEAIAGATNAWQTLKEGLLFGYQFGPQLGWDVEMLSPQNPRLGFGAGPFGAGPFGGFHPEKYFREAMDDDFNFPNALVALFELAKYLRREGNVLVHEGKTDTDALVLWSQWQILKELSGVLGLQVSPDEAILEETGGLTDGEIEALIAQRTAARKAKDFGESDRIRDELKAQGITLIDAPGGVTRWHRN, from the coding sequence CGGTGGAGCCGGGGAAGGTGGGGATTTATTGCTGCGGTGTCACGGTGTATGATTATTGCCATCTGGGTCATGCCCGGTCTTATATTGTGTGGGATACGGTGCGGCGTTATCTGATGTGGCAGGGCTACCAGGTGCGCTATGTGCAGAATTTTACGGATATTGATGATAAAATCCTCAACCGGGCGCGTCAGGAGCGATCGTCGATGGAGGAGGTGGCGGAACGCTACACCCAATCCTATTTTGAGGATATGGCGAAGTTGAATATTTTGGCGGCGGATGCCTACCCCCGCGCTACTCATACGATCGATGGGATCAAACGCCTGATTTATGAGTTGGAGCAAAAGGATTATGCTTATGCGGCGGCGGGCGATGTTTATTATCGGGTGCTAAAGTTTCCTGAGTATGGCAAGCTGTCGGGGCGGAAGTTGGAGGAGATGAAGTCCGGCGCTAGCGGTAGGGTAGAGGTGGAAGACCCTGATAGTGCCAAAAAGCAAGATGCTTTTGATTTTGCCCTGTGGAAAGCTGCCAAACCAGGAGAACCGGCTTGGGAGTCGCCTTGGGGTTTGGGTCGCCCGGGCTGGCATATTGAATGTTCGGCGATGGTGCGCGACTGTTTGGGGGAAACTATTGATATTCATGCGGGGGGAGCGGATTTGGTTTTCCCACACCATGAAAATGAAATCGCTCAGTCCGAGGCGGTGACGGGGAAACCCCTGGCAAAGTATTGGATGCACAATGGCTTTGTCACGGTGAATGGGGAGAAGATGTCTAAGTCTTTGGGCAATTTCACCACGATTAGAGATTTGCTCTCTAGTGGGGTGGCACCGATGGCCCTGCGGTTATTCGTGCTGCACCAGTATCGCAAGCCTTTGGATTTTACCGAGGAGGCAATTGCTGGGGCTACTAATGCTTGGCAGACTCTGAAAGAGGGGTTGCTGTTTGGTTATCAGTTTGGCCCGCAGTTGGGTTGGGATGTGGAGATGCTGTCTCCCCAAAACCCCCGTTTAGGGTTCGGCGCAGGGCCGTTCGGCGCGGGTCCGTTCGGGGGGTTCCACCCAGAAAAGTATTTCCGGGAAGCGATGGATGATGATTTTAATTTCCCTAACGCTTTGGTGGCTTTGTTTGAGCTGGCAAAATATTTGCGCCGGGAGGGAAATGTGTTGGTTCACGAGGGCAAAACGGATACTGATGCCCTGGTTTTATGGTCTCAATGGCAGATTTTGAAGGAGTTAAGCGGGGTTTTGGGTTTGCAGGTGAGCCCTGATGAGGCAATATTGGAAGAGACGGGGGGTTTGACGGATGGGGAAATTGAGGCGCTGATTGCCCAAAGGACGGCGGCCCGCAAGGCTAAGGATTTTGGGGAGAGCGATCGCATCCGCGATGAACTCAAAGCCCAAGGCATTACCCTAATTGATGCTCCCGGTGGTGTCACTCGTTGGCATCGTAATTGA
- a CDS encoding AI-2E family transporter, protein MSSQQRVTISASTGVLIISSGLLLVLLWQVRSLLVTLMISVVLAASISPAVDWAEGRRVPRWVAALVAYFTIIAGLTGVLLLIGPTVLDQIELLISQFPVYLETIQKIAEQLALRLSEDSPSLVRDLFNTQALTGWVFRSSQQLLLRSYGITRGIVGGVFTLILSLLISGYMVADSRTLIKSVVQLFPAPWNDRLEGQVGEISRRMGGYIRGRLLVSAILGVAITAGLTILGLADFALGLGAIAGVTNLIPFLGPILGAIPALIVAISKGWWLFFWVLILFVIIQNVETYILDPLLVGSSVGIHPLYQLLAVLSGVQVLGIIGALIVPPWFAGAAALVENLYLKPKLKAEITAAAIAKTSSGTTSESILPPSPPSALAEETNDE, encoded by the coding sequence ATGTCTTCCCAACAAAGAGTTACAATTTCGGCATCTACTGGAGTATTGATTATCTCTAGCGGCTTGCTGCTGGTGCTGCTGTGGCAGGTGAGAAGTTTGCTAGTGACCCTGATGATTTCGGTGGTACTGGCGGCTTCGATTTCTCCGGCGGTGGATTGGGCAGAAGGTCGGCGAGTGCCCCGGTGGGTGGCGGCTTTGGTGGCTTATTTCACCATCATCGCCGGGTTGACGGGGGTGTTGTTATTAATTGGTCCGACGGTATTAGACCAAATCGAATTGCTGATTAGTCAGTTTCCGGTGTATTTGGAAACTATCCAAAAGATTGCGGAGCAATTGGCGCTGCGGCTGAGCGAAGATAGTCCTAGTTTGGTGCGGGATTTATTTAATACTCAGGCACTGACGGGGTGGGTGTTTCGCTCTTCTCAGCAGTTGCTCTTGCGCTCTTATGGGATTACCCGGGGAATTGTGGGGGGGGTGTTTACCCTGATTTTGTCCCTACTGATTTCCGGCTATATGGTGGCGGATAGTCGCACTTTGATTAAAAGTGTGGTACAGTTGTTTCCCGCTCCTTGGAACGATCGCCTGGAAGGGCAAGTGGGGGAGATATCCCGCCGTATGGGGGGGTACATCCGGGGACGCTTGCTGGTTTCAGCGATTTTGGGGGTGGCAATTACCGCTGGCTTGACGATTTTGGGGTTGGCGGATTTTGCTCTCGGTTTGGGAGCGATCGCCGGGGTGACGAATTTGATTCCCTTTTTGGGGCCGATTTTGGGGGCGATTCCCGCCCTTATTGTAGCCATTTCTAAAGGATGGTGGTTATTTTTTTGGGTTTTGATTTTGTTTGTTATCATTCAAAATGTGGAAACATATATCTTAGACCCGCTGTTGGTTGGTTCTTCTGTGGGTATTCACCCCCTATACCAACTCCTGGCGGTGTTGTCGGGAGTGCAGGTGTTGGGGATTATTGGGGCGCTGATTGTACCGCCTTGGTTTGCTGGAGCAGCGGCGTTGGTCGAAAATCTCTACCTAAAACCTAAGTTGAAGGCAGAAATTACGGCAGCGGCTATAGCCAAAACTAGCTCTGGTACTACCTCTGAATCAATTTTGCCGCCATCACCCCCATCTGCTCTGGCAGAGGAAACCAATGATGAATGA